Below is a window of Streptomyces sp. NBC_00223 DNA.
TCGGCGAGGTAGCGGACGGCGGACAGCACGAGCGCAACGAGCGGGCGCCCGTCGTCCAGTGCGTGGGCGTCGCCGACGGTGCGGGCGGCCAGCACCGGGAGGGCGAGGCCGTCGGCCGGGAGCCGGGTGAGGACCCGTACGGCGTCGGCGGCCAGTCGCCGCGCGGTCGCGGGGTCGCCGCCGGAGAGCCGTTTGAGGAGACCGGTCGACGCCACCATGGCCGGCCAGGGCGCCAGCGCCGACCGGCCCGTGACGGTGGGCTGGTCCAGTTCGGCCAGCGCTTGCCGCCAGGAAGCGGCGAGCGCGGCCTCCTGCGCCCGTTTGTCCGCGACCGGCCCGGTGAGTGCGACGACCGCAGCTGCCAGACCGTCCGGGCTGGCGAGGGATTCGCGCAAGATGCGATCGACCTCCGCCAAGGGCACGGTCAGGGAGACGCCCGACCGCAGTCGGCGGCCCAGCAGCGACTCCGCCGCGCGGCGCTGCTCGGGGGTCGCGGGCCTGAGTGTCGCCGAGGTGTCCAGCGGGCGTCCGGCGGCCAGGCGGTCCCGGACGCGCTCCACGAGCCAGGCGGTCTCCGGAACGCCGAGCAGACGTCGCAGGCGCGGCAGGTCCATGGTCAGGCCTGTTGTCCGTCCTGGCGTTGGCCCGGCACCGCGGGTTCAGGGACCCGGACGCGCCGCGCGCCGTCCCACTCCCAGCGGGTGACCAGGACGGCGGCGATCTCGTCCACCCGGGACAGCTGTGCGATGGCCAGGCCGGGAACCTGCGGGTAGCAGCCCCATTCGCGCTCGGACGTCATCACCACGTCCAGGTCGAACGCGGCCAGGAGGCCGAGGGACTTGGCCCGGGAGTCGTCGTCCACACCGGCGAACGCCTCGTCGAGCGTGACCAGGCGAGGGGCGTGCGGGTTGCCCGCCGAGGCGTAGTGGGAGGAGGCTGCGGCGAACAGCGGCAAGGAGACGGACAGAACCCGCTCGCCTCCCGACGCCGGCCCCGTGGCCGACTGCCACTTGCCGTGCTGGTGGCGTTCGATGCCGAACTCGTGCCAGGCACGGTAGTCGAGCGCGTCGGTGAGGTGTTCCAGCCAGGTGCCTGCCGGGTTCTCGGTACGTGCGCGTTCGATCTGGGCCTGAAGGAACTCGCCGAGCGCGGCGCGGTCGGCGGCCGTCCAGGCGTCCGACGACTGGCGCAGCAGGCGGTCGCGGGCGGCCCGCAGTCCTCCGGGGGCGTTGCGGGCGGGCCGCCAGACGAGCCGCAGCCGCATGCCGGTGCTGGTCGGGCGGTCCCTGAGCTCCTCGTTCATCCGCAGCACCTGCTGCTCGGCGGCGCTGACCAGCTCCTGGAGGGTGCCGGCGACCTCGGTGATCAGGTGGTTCTCCAGGATCTCCTGCTCACGGGCGGACAGCAGTTGGCTGCGGTCGTCGACCTCGGTGGCCAGGGCGGCGGCCAGTTCGGGGACGGAACGCTCGCGCCCCTGGAAGACGACGTCCACGACAAGGCCGTCCTCCAGCATCCTGGCGGCGGCCGAGTGGCCGTGGCGGGAAAGGGCGTCGGAGAGGTCCTTGAGCTCCTCGGTGATCTTGCGCTGCACCTGGTCCCAGGCCGGGTCGGAGTCGTCCACGGCTTCCAGTTCGCGTTCCACGGCGCGGGCGAGGCGGACCGCGGGATCGGGCGCCCAGGAGTCGGAGGTGATCTCCAGGTCGGGCAGTGCGACGGCGAGCAGGCCGGTCGCCGCGAAGCGGCGGAGCGTGTCGACGGCCTCGGCCCGTGTCCGTACCGTCTCCTCGATCTCGATACGCACACGGGTACGCAGTGCGTCGGCTGCGGCCTGGCGGCGGGTGGCGTCGTCATGTTTCCGACGGGTGGCGCGCTCGGCCTCGTCGCAGTCCCGCAGTGCGGCGGCCACCTCGTCGAGCCGGCGCTGCAAGTCGGCCACGGCCGCTCCGACCGTCGCGGTCAGGGTCTCGTGGCGCTCCTGAGCGGCGACTGCCTCACGGGCGGCGGTGCGGGAGCGTTCGGCCAGCTCCTCGGCATGCTCGGCTGCCCGGGCGTGGTCGGCTTCCTCGGCGGCGACGGCCGCGAGCGCGGAACGGGCCTCCCGTACCGCCGGCCACAGCGAGGCGAGGCTCTCGCGGTAGCCGGCGACGGCGTCCCGCAGTTCGCGCAGGGCGCCGAGGCCGCTCGGGAGGGCCAGCTCCTCGGCGAGAGCGTGCAGTTCGCCCGCTGCCCGTTCCGCCCCGGCAGCCGCTTCTTCCGCCGCCTGACCGGTCTCCTCGCGCCGCTGGGCGGCCCGGGCGTACTCGCGTTGGGCGGCGGTCACGGCGGCGTGCCCGTCGCGCAGGGCGGAGTCGTCGGGCAGCCGGTCCTGCTCTTCCGCGAGGGTGCGCAGCTGCGCCTCCAGGATCTCGCCGCGGGCCGCGAGCTCGGCGAGCCGTTCCTCGACCTGTGCCGTTTCCGCCTCGACGTCAGCGATCCTGGCCCGCCGGGCCTGCTCGCGGGCGCCCTCGCCCAGGTACTCGGCGGCGGGCTTGGACCAGGCGCCGGTGAGGGCACCGAGGCGGAAGCGGCCGTCGGGCCCGAGCCATGTGCCGGAGTCGGGAAGCGGGTCGTCCGGGCCCACCAAGCCGATTCCGGCCAGGAGCCGGACGACGATCTCGTCGGTGAGCCCGGACGCGGCCGGGTCCGCCCTGTCCACCGCGGGGCGCAGCAGCTCGGCCAGCGAAGGACCGTCCACCGGCGCCCCCGCGGTCGCGAGGGTGTCGCCGCTGCCGACGTGGACCGCCGCCCCGTCCGGGCCGACCCAGGCGTCGAGCAGGCCGGACGCCTCCAGTGCCGCCTCGAGTCCGGCCCGCCGGCCCGCGGTCAGGGAGTCGTCGGCGAAGTCCACCAGCCGCCACAGCGGCGCGCCCGGACGGTCCCGCCGGGCCTCGGCGGCGCGGGTGTGCGGAGGGAGCGGGCCTCGCTGGCCGCCCGCCCTCAGCTCGGCCAGCTCCGCCCGCAGCCGGCCGCGGTGCTCACCCACCCGCTGCTGCTCGCTCTCCAGCTCGGCCAGCCGCCGTGCCGTCTTCGCGCCGACCTCCGCAGCCGTCTGGTGGGCCACCGCCCGTGCGGGGTCCGCGCCGGCCAGCGTCTCGACCCACCGGGCCAGTTCGTCGAGCACGCCTTCGATGTGCGGCGGACGCAGCAGCGAGCATGCGGTGAAGTGCGCGCGGACCGCCGCCAGGTACTCCTGGCCCGCCCCGATCGCCCCTTCCTCGGCCTCGGCCCGCAGGTCGGCGCGCCGGGCCAGCTCACCGTCCGCGTCCTCCAGCCGACGCCGGGCCCGGTCCAGTTCCTGCCACGCCTCCTGCGCGACGGCCGCCTCCTTCTCGACCAGCGCGATCGACCGCAGCCGGCGGTCCGTGAACTCGTTCGCGGCGTGCCGCGCGGTCTCCGGCTCCCCTCCCTGGGAGAGCTC
It encodes the following:
- a CDS encoding TIGR02680 family protein produces the protein MTSSTVGTPLPTPACSRWQPQRIGLVDLFYYDVEEFHFRDGRLLMRGNNGTGKSKVLALTLPFLLDGDMASHRVEPDADPKKRMEWNLLLGGEHPHPERLGYTWVEFGRLDEDGTARYTTLGCGMKAVAGRGIARHWFFVTDQRVGADLRLLDSTGAAIGRERLADALDGRGLVYDSARSYRRAVDEALFGLGEQRYAALVDLLIQLRQPQLSKRPSAKALSQALTESLPPMDQAVVADVAEAFRSLDEEKDQLAVMAAAERAAAAFLQHYRRYARVAARRKARAPRTQHSRYEAQRAELNAAEQEFEVAGAQLATADARAEELEHRRVALRAHDEALRAGPEMRSARELERTAEAARRTARDAERAESDGLRAESELARVAHRLGAARSRADAADRASRTTLDGTGEAAAVAGLGREHADRVVSELSQGGEPETARHAANEFTDRRLRSIALVEKEAAVAQEAWQELDRARRRLEDADGELARRADLRAEAEEGAIGAGQEYLAAVRAHFTACSLLRPPHIEGVLDELARWVETLAGADPARAVAHQTAAEVGAKTARRLAELESEQQRVGEHRGRLRAELAELRAGGQRGPLPPHTRAAEARRDRPGAPLWRLVDFADDSLTAGRRAGLEAALEASGLLDAWVGPDGAAVHVGSGDTLATAGAPVDGPSLAELLRPAVDRADPAASGLTDEIVVRLLAGIGLVGPDDPLPDSGTWLGPDGRFRLGALTGAWSKPAAEYLGEGAREQARRARIADVEAETAQVEERLAELAARGEILEAQLRTLAEEQDRLPDDSALRDGHAAVTAAQREYARAAQRREETGQAAEEAAAGAERAAGELHALAEELALPSGLGALRELRDAVAGYRESLASLWPAVREARSALAAVAAEEADHARAAEHAEELAERSRTAAREAVAAQERHETLTATVGAAVADLQRRLDEVAAALRDCDEAERATRRKHDDATRRQAAADALRTRVRIEIEETVRTRAEAVDTLRRFAATGLLAVALPDLEITSDSWAPDPAVRLARAVERELEAVDDSDPAWDQVQRKITEELKDLSDALSRHGHSAAARMLEDGLVVDVVFQGRERSVPELAAALATEVDDRSQLLSAREQEILENHLITEVAGTLQELVSAAEQQVLRMNEELRDRPTSTGMRLRLVWRPARNAPGGLRAARDRLLRQSSDAWTAADRAALGEFLQAQIERARTENPAGTWLEHLTDALDYRAWHEFGIERHQHGKWQSATGPASGGERVLSVSLPLFAAASSHYASAGNPHAPRLVTLDEAFAGVDDDSRAKSLGLLAAFDLDVVMTSEREWGCYPQVPGLAIAQLSRVDEIAAVLVTRWEWDGARRVRVPEPAVPGQRQDGQQA